From the genome of Flavobacterium sediminis:
CACCGTTTGAATTCGGGATTTACAGTAATGGCTTGGCAACAAAAGTTCGTTCAGAGAGTTTTAAATATGATAAGAATAAAACGTACGGCATACCGATCTTTAAAGACGGAGACGGAAAAGTAAATTACCAGTTACTGGTTTCCTTTCCGCAAAAAAGTAAATTCGTTTTTTCTAAAATATTTGGTCTAACGTTACTTTCACTTTTGTTTACTTTGGTTATAGTGTTGACCTATATGAGTGCGTTGAAGCAATTGATTAAACAAAAACAGATCTCAGAGATTAAGACTGATTTTATCAATAACATGACGCATGAGTTTAAAACGCCTATTGCAACGATCAACTTAGCTTTAGACGCAATTAAGAATCCTAAAATTATTGAGGATAAGGATAAGGTTCAGCGTTATCTTCAGATGATTAAAGATGAGAACAAACGAATGCATGCTCAGGTTGAAAACGTATTGCGAATTTCGAAATTAGAGAAAAACGAATTGGATATCAATAAAGAGCCGACAGATGTAATGGAAGTTCTGGAGAATGCTATAGAACACGTTAGTTTATTGATTGAAGATCGGGATGGAACAATTACCAAGCATTTAGAGGCTACAAGAACAACCATATTATTAAACGAATCGCATTTTACAAATGTTTTGGTGAACATTTTGGACAATGCCATCAAATATTCGCCGAATGCTCCTGTGATTGATGTATATACAGAAAATATCAAAGACTATATACTCATCAAGATTCAGGATCAGGGAGCAGGAATGAGTAAAGTAGCCCAAAAAAGAGTGTTTGAAAAATTTTATAGAGAACACACGGGCGATTTGCATAATGTAAAAGGTCATGGACTGGGCTTAGCTTATGTGAAACAAATAGTAGAAGACCATAACGGTCAGATCTATGTAGAAAGTGAAAAAGGAAAAGGAAGTACATTTATAATTAAAATGCCATTAATAAATTAAGACACAACAAATATGGAAGCTAGAAAAATTTTATTAGTTGAAGATGACCCCAACTTTGGTGCAGTATTAAAAGACTATTTAGTAATCAATGATTTTGAGGTAACATTGGCTAAAAATGGTATGGAAGGTTTTGAAAAATTTAAAAAAGATAATTTCGATTTATGTATTCTTGATGTAATGATGCCGTATAAGGATGGTTATACCTTGGCTCGTGAGATCAGAGAGAAGAATCAGGAAATCCCTATCATATTTTTAACGGCTAAAACATTAAAAGAAGATGTTTTAAAAGGTTACAAAGTAGGTGCTGATGATTATTTGAACAAGCCTTTTGATTCCGAAGTGTTGTTGATGAAGATCAAAGCAATTGTGCAACGCAAAGCTTCAGAAACGAAGCCGGACAATACACGATTTGAATTTCAGATCGGAAGATTTCATTTGAACTCTAAATTGCGTTTTCTTTCTTTCCAGAACGAGGAGCCGATTAAGCTTTCTCCGAAAGAATGTGAATTGTTGAAAATGTTAGCACTTCATGAAAATGATTTGATGCCTAGAGAATTAGCATTGACTAAAATTTGGAGAGACGACAACTATTTTACATCTCGTAGTATGGATGTTTATATTGCTAAATTGAGAAAATACCTGAAACGCGATGAAAATGTGGAAATTTTGAACATTCACGGAGAAGGATTCCGTTTGGTAGTTAAAAAGTAAATAAATAGATCATAAATCATAAAAAAAGCTACTCTAATAGAGTAGCTTTTAGCTTTTTAGTTATATATCTTTCTTATAAGTCCGCCTTCTTTTATGGATTCTCGGATTGAAATTTTTCCATAAATTATGCATGGCGTGATTTTCTTCCAATTCGGGAGTTCGTACACAAGTGCGAATGTTTTTAGCTTTAAAAACTTTGTAATATTCTTCAAAAATAACAGCTGTAACCCCTTTTTTCTGATATTCCGGTAAAACACCGATAAGATAAAACACCGCTTCTTTAGAATGCTTTTTGGCTTGCAGTAAATGCCACCAGCCAAAAGGAAATAATTTGCCCTTTGCTTTTTGAAGAGCCTCAGCAAAACCGGGCATAACGATAGTAAAAGCAATCATGTTGTTATGTTCATCCATAATAAACTTAATATATTCCGGATTGATAAAACTGATATGCTTTCTTTTGACATACTCAATCTGTTGCGGTGTAATGGTAACATAAGATTGCAGTTTTTCGTAAGTCGTGTTGAAAACAGCAAACATTTCATCAACATAAGGTATAATATCGGCAGAATTGTCAAAATTCATTACCTTAAGCTTGTAACGTTCTTTTATCATTTTGCTGGCTCTCATAAATCCTTTCGGATCTACATCAAGCATGGAGAAAATACTTTCAATGTATTCTTTTTCTTTGTCCATTCCCAATTTTTCGAAATGCTCTACATAATAAGGTAAACTATACCAGGAGATCATAGTACTGATTTCGTTGAACCCTTCTGACAAGACCCCGACTTTATCAAGATTAGAAAAGCCTAACGGACCTTCTATATGATCCATTCCTTTTTCTTTACCGAATTCGGCAACTTTATCTAAAAGTGCTTTCGTTACGTCAAGATCATCAATGACATCAAACCAACCGAAACGAGTTTTCTTCTTGCCTAATTCATTGACTTCATCCCAATTGACGATAGCGGCAACCTTTCCGACAATTTTATTGTTCTTGTAGGCTAAAAAGAGCTTTAAATCACAATTCTCCAGATTGGGATTCTTTTCTTTGTCAAAAGTTTCCATCTCCTCAGAGATCAAAGGCGGAACCCAATAAGGATTATCTTTGAAAAGCTCAAAAGAGAATAAGATAAAATCTTTTAACTCTTTTTTATTTGTAACTTCTTTGATTGTAACCATACGTTATTCTTCTATCTCAACTGCGTCTTTGCGTTTTTTCTTTTCTTTATCGGCTTTTTTCTTCATCTTTTTGTCCATCTTACTACCGTTGTCTTCTTCCAGTTTCACATCCTCATGTTTCTCGGCAAAGCGCCATGAAAAACCGATGCCGGCAAAGAACAGGGAAGGAGTACTTTTGATATTCTTACCGATAGAAGCGTCTAACTGCATGTTCTTATCAAACAAATAGGCAGCACCTATTCTGAAAACACCATCGGAATAATAATCACCACTATAGCCTTGGTTTTCAATGAAACCGGACCATTTAGCGTTAAAACCTCTGGTTAAGGTTAAAATATAATTAAGGCTTTTAAAATCAGAGGTGAATTTGTCATACGTAATGTTAGTAACCAAAACCCAGTGACGACCAAAATGGTTTTGAGCAATGGCAGTGATCTTAGGGCTTATTGACGGTTCTTCAATGTATGAAGGAGCGTAATTGAACGGTGTATCACCCAGAGCGAAATTGGCTCCGGCATATACGGCTACAGCCGGAATGAATTGTCTCCATTTAAAACGGTGATTAGCTTTCCAA
Proteins encoded in this window:
- a CDS encoding sensor histidine kinase, with product MNKTRFRLLALLMSLSLIGIITVQLYWINTSLRINDEQFKYQVQQVVSHVAENVNSRELKNFITEYNKIKDSIGKEPETNVLKEILFYEKDIKTNETIIYTSTLVSENYGINGSFFDKNADSLWVKNIVSNRKTEVYNGDVFDNNHRQLNKTPDITIRKSGSLSSLDKANFELAMKDIVSARPIQSRISAEELHHLLKTELDNYGIKTPFEFGIYSNGLATKVRSESFKYDKNKTYGIPIFKDGDGKVNYQLLVSFPQKSKFVFSKIFGLTLLSLLFTLVIVLTYMSALKQLIKQKQISEIKTDFINNMTHEFKTPIATINLALDAIKNPKIIEDKDKVQRYLQMIKDENKRMHAQVENVLRISKLEKNELDINKEPTDVMEVLENAIEHVSLLIEDRDGTITKHLEATRTTILLNESHFTNVLVNILDNAIKYSPNAPVIDVYTENIKDYILIKIQDQGAGMSKVAQKRVFEKFYREHTGDLHNVKGHGLGLAYVKQIVEDHNGQIYVESEKGKGSTFIIKMPLIN
- a CDS encoding response regulator transcription factor gives rise to the protein MEARKILLVEDDPNFGAVLKDYLVINDFEVTLAKNGMEGFEKFKKDNFDLCILDVMMPYKDGYTLAREIREKNQEIPIIFLTAKTLKEDVLKGYKVGADDYLNKPFDSEVLLMKIKAIVQRKASETKPDNTRFEFQIGRFHLNSKLRFLSFQNEEPIKLSPKECELLKMLALHENDLMPRELALTKIWRDDNYFTSRSMDVYIAKLRKYLKRDENVEILNIHGEGFRLVVKK
- a CDS encoding N-acetyltransferase; the encoded protein is MVTIKEVTNKKELKDFILFSFELFKDNPYWVPPLISEEMETFDKEKNPNLENCDLKLFLAYKNNKIVGKVAAIVNWDEVNELGKKKTRFGWFDVIDDLDVTKALLDKVAEFGKEKGMDHIEGPLGFSNLDKVGVLSEGFNEISTMISWYSLPYYVEHFEKLGMDKEKEYIESIFSMLDVDPKGFMRASKMIKERYKLKVMNFDNSADIIPYVDEMFAVFNTTYEKLQSYVTITPQQIEYVKRKHISFINPEYIKFIMDEHNNMIAFTIVMPGFAEALQKAKGKLFPFGWWHLLQAKKHSKEAVFYLIGVLPEYQKKGVTAVIFEEYYKVFKAKNIRTCVRTPELEENHAMHNLWKNFNPRIHKRRRTYKKDI
- a CDS encoding transporter; this translates as MKRISIFLIFFLLSSPFLFAQFTDEINSNRPGRSMMAYSVGKKVIQAETGLMYKTENHDKLKYDANGIIGELQLRYGVWKEELEVVADIQYQTDKYTSTFLEENRSGFKQLTLGAKYLVYDPFKNYVEKENIYSWKANHRFKWRQFIPAVAVYAGANFALGDTPFNYAPSYIEEPSISPKITAIAQNHFGRHWVLVTNITYDKFTSDFKSLNYILTLTRGFNAKWSGFIENQGYSGDYYSDGVFRIGAAYLFDKNMQLDASIGKNIKSTPSLFFAGIGFSWRFAEKHEDVKLEEDNGSKMDKKMKKKADKEKKKRKDAVEIEE